The DNA window TTCGAAGAACTTGCGCATGCGCGCTGCCACTTCGATGTTGCCGGCAAAGGGACGGATTTCATGCAGTTCGGCGCGGAAGGGAGACTGGCTGCCCTGCATACCTTCGATGCTCATGGCACCGGCGAGATCGGCCAAGTCCAGCAGATAACGCATCTTGGTCAAGGCTGTGATGGCGTGGGACAGGATAAACTGGGTGCCGTTGATGAGTGCCAGACCTTCTTTGGCCTGCAGCTCCAATGGCTCCAGACCATGTTCTCGCAGCAATTCGATGGCGGGCACGGCACGTTCACCCTGCCAGAATTCACCTTCGCCAATCAGCGGCAGGAACAGGTGTGACAGAGGCGCCAAATCGCCGGAGGCGCCAACAGAGCCTTGCTCTGGCACCACGGGGATCAGGTCCAGTTTCAGAAAGGCCAGCATGCGCTCGACCACTTCCAGGCGAATACCTGAGAAACCCTGGCTCAGGGCGTGAACCTTGGTGATCAGCATCAGCTTGGAGATGGCCTTGGCAATGGGCTCGCCCACGCCGACCGCATGGGTGATCAGCAGGTTTTTCTGCAGCAGCGCGGTTTCAGCGGGAGAAATCTGGGTGTCACACAGGGGACCAAAGCCGGTGTTGATGCCGTAAATGGCCTTGTCTGAATTGGCCATGATATCGACGTTGTGGCGGCTGGCATTGATCTTGTCAACGGCCTGTTGGCACAGCTCGGCCTGGATACTGCCATCGGCAATGCCGTTTACGATTTCGAGAGTGAGATGGTCAACACCATATCTAAAGCTCATCTTATGCTCCTGAGTAGCGGTTCTATCACTGTAAAAGCCAGTGCTATCTTTCTGTTTTAGTTGGCAGCAATTGCCTTTGTTACCCCCATGCTAGCTTGCTGCAGATGTTTTATAAATGCATAATATTCGTAATTCATTCCGGTTTTGCCGAACTAATAAATCGAGCTATGTTCGACCGAATAACGCGTATCGAGCCTATGCATGGCGCTAACGTCTCAAGCCAATGTCTTGAGCGAAAAGGGGAATACTGAGTGCAGGTACATGATGTAGATCTGAGGCTGCTGCGGATTTTCGTGGCCATAGTGGAATGTGGCGGCCTGTCGGCGGCGGAATCCCGGCTCAATATTGGTCGCTCCACCATCAGCTCCCACCTGTCGGATCTGGAGGTGCGCCTGGGGCTGAAACTGTGTAAACGCGGTCGCAGCGGCTTTGAACTGACCGAATCCGGACGCGTGACCTATCAGGCGTCGCTGGAGCTCTTGCAGCAATGTGAGGCCTTTGCCAGCACGGTCGCCAGCTCCAAGCAGCAGCTGTCGGGCCGGGTAACCATAGCCATCATCGATACCCTGGTAAGCGATCCCCGCTGCGGTGTGGCCCGGGCCATAGCCTCGCTCAAGGCCAGGAGCAACAACATCCAGTTCGATATCAACGTCTGTGAGGCCCGCGAAGTGGAAACTTCTGTGGTGAACGGCCGCTCCCTTGCGGGTATAGGCGTCAGTCGCCATCATTTGCGCGGCCTCGATTACGAGCCGCTGCACAACGAAACCAACTATTTATATTGCGGCATCGGGCACCCGCTGTTCGACTGCGACCCCGGGGCAAGCCAGAAGCTGCTGCAAAATGCCGAAGTCATCACCAGTAACTACACCCGCGATAAGGAAAGTCGCAACGACGACTTGAATTACCAAAACAGCGCCACCGCCTACCATGACGAAGGCATAGCCCATTTAATCCTGTCGGGGAAGTTCATCGGTTACCTGCCGGAGCACTACGCCAGCTACTGGGTCGACAAGGGCCTGTTCAGGGCAATATTGCCGGAGAAATACTCCTACCAAATCCCCGTGGTATTGATCACCTCGAAAAACAATTCCGCCACGCCCTTGGCCAAGGCGCTTATCAAGGAAATCAAACGCTGCCACGGGGTGGAGTGATGTCCTGCCTCGCGTCTTGCGCTTCACTTCCAGCTGTTAACTTCCAGCTCTCTTAACGCCTAGCGCTCTGCTTTTTATTCCGCGTTAGCGCTTTGCTCTCTATTTCGTTTTACCGCTTGAATTTGGTTTCCAGAATAACCGACGAGGTGGTGCGCTCCACCCCGTCCAAATTGCCAATGTCATCCAGAAGGTGGCTCAGCTGCTCTGTGGTCTGAGCCTGCACCACGGCTATCAGATCGTATTCACCGCTGATGGCGTAGAGCTCGCTTATCATGTGCATCTTTTTCAGCTCGATATTGGTCTTGGTGGTGAATTTCTGCTTCACCTTGATGGACACGTGGGCCGACACCAGGTTGCTGATATAGGCCTCGCCGTACTCCACCCCGTAACCCTTGATGATGCCGGTTTCTTCCAGCCTGGCGATGCGGGTCTGCACAGTCGAGCGCGACAGATTGAGCGCCCGGGCCAGATCCGAGACGCTGGTGCGGGCGTTATTTTTCAGCAGCGCCAGCAGGCGTTCGTCTTCTTTGCTTATCAATTTGCTAAATCCGTCCGTTAAAATGACATTTATAACATGCAAAGTGTTAATAATGCCGCTGCAATTTGCTACTTCTGCTCAATATAATACAGAAATAACTAAATAACAGGTCGTTCGACCAGATAAAACAGAGGTTTGCATGCAAGTCAACAGAAGCTTATTCGATGAAGTGATGGTACCCAACTACGCCCCGTCTCCAATCATTCCGGTCAAGGGCGAAGGCTCGCGCATCTGGGATCAGGAAGGCCGTGAGTTTATCGATTTCGCCGGCGGTATCGCAGTAAACTGCCTGGGTCACTGTCACCCTGCCCTGGTCAATGCCCTGACCGAACAGGCCCACAAGCTGTGGCACCTGTCCAACACCATGACCAACGAGCCGGCACTGATGCTGGCCAAGCAACTGGTTGACAACACCTTTGCCGAGAAAGTGTATTTCGCCAACTCCGGCGCCGAAGCCAACGAAGCTGCACTGAAGCTGGTGCGTCGTGTGGCCCTGAATAACCATGGCGCCGACAAGTCACAGATCATCGCCTTTAAACAAGGCTTCCACGGCCGTACCCTGTTTACCGTATCCGTGGGTGGCCAGCCTGCCTACTCCGACGGTTTCGGCCCCAAGCCTGCCGACATAGTGCACGCCGAATACAATAACCTCGACAGCCTCAAGGCGCTGATCTCCGATCGCACCTGCGCCGTGGTACTTGAGCCGCTGCAGGGCGAAGGCGGTATCATCAACCCCACTCCCGAATTCATCAAGGGCGTACGCGAGCTGTGTGACAAGCACCAGGCGCTGCTGGTATTCGACGAAGTGCAAACCGGTGTCGGCCGTACCGGCGATCTCTATGCCTACATGGGTCTGGGTGTCACCCCGGACGTGCTGACCACGGCCAAGGCCCTGGGCGGCGGTTTCCCCATAGGTGCCATGCTGACCACCACCGAGCTGGCCAAGCACCTGGTTGTCGGTACCCATGGCAGCACCTACGGCGGTAACCCTCTGGCCTGTGCCGTGGGTCTGGCGGCCTTCAACACAGTTAACACCCCTGAGGTACTCAACGGCGTCAAGGCCCGTGAACAGCTGTTCCGCGATGGCCTGATGGCTATCAACGCCAAGTATCAGGTGTTCACCGAAGTCCGTGGCAAGGGTCTGCTGCTCGGTGCCGCCTTGAACGCCGATTACGCCGGCAAGGCCCGCGACTTTATGCTCGCCGCCGCCGAACAAGGTCTGTTGGTGCTGATGGCCGGTCAAAACGTGGTGCGTTTTGCCCCCTCTCTTATCATTCCTGAGCAAGATATCCAGGAAGGTCTGGTGCGCTTCGAGGCCGCCATCGCCAAACTGGTTGCCGCCGCCAAGGCAGCTTAAGCCGGAAGCCGTTTAAGCCGGAGCGCTTAAACCAAAGCTTTAAGCCAAACAGCGGCCAGATCTCGGTTCTGGCCGCTCTCAAGCTCAGAGAACACCATTATGTTATTGATCCGTCCAATTTCGGGCACGGACTTTCCTGCGCTGATGACTATGGCACGGGAATCCGGTGCTGGCTTTACCTCTCTGCCACTTGATGAGCAGAAGTTGGCCCACAAGATTGTGCATTCGGAGCAAAGCTTCGCCGCCGACATTCAAAAGCCGGGCAATCAGGGTTACCTGTTTGTACTGGAAGACACGGACACGGGCGAAATCCTCGGTGCCTCAGGCATCGAAGCCGCCGTGGGTCTGTCCAATCCCCTGTATCATTTCCACAAGAGCACGGTCGTGCATCAGTGCAAGGAACTGGATATCTTCAATCCTGTGGAAGTACTGACAGTCGGTAACGACTACACAGGCGCCACCGAGATCTGCACCCTGTTCCTGCGGGAACCCTTCCGGGTCGGCCTCAATGGCCGCTTCCTGTCCAAGGTGCGTTTCATGTTCATGGCCGAGCAGCCACAACGCTTCTCCAAGCTGGTGATCGCCGAGATGCGCGGTGCCGCCGATGAGCAGGGTCAGCCACCCTTCTGGAACTGGCTGCGTAACAGCTTCTTCAACATGGAATTTTCCAAGGCTGACTATCTGATAGGTGTCGGTAACAAGGGCTTTATCGCCGACTTGATGCCGCGTTACCCCATCTATGTGGATCTGTTGCCGGAAGCCGCCCGCAAGGTCATAGGTCAGGTCCATGAAAACACGGTTCCTGCACTCAAGCTTTTGGAGAACGAAGGCTTTATGCACCGCGGCTATGTGGACTTGTTCGATGCCGGTCCGACGGTGGAAGCCCAGCTCAAGCAGATTAAATCCGTGCGCCAGAGCCACAGGGCCAAGGTGGTCATCACCAGCGATGAAGCGCTGCGTAAAGGTCAGTTCCAACTGGCAGTGTGTAACAGTGAGAGCCGCGAATTCCGTGCCACGGTCACAGACGATTGCCGCTTCGACCCCGACACCCACAGCCTGTACATGAGCCCGGCCATGGCCGATCTGCTCAAGGTTAACGAGGACGAGCTGGTCCGTTACTTAAATCTCGACAAGGGGGCCAAATGAGCTCAGTGATTGACAATACCCATGCCTGCCAGTTTATCCAGGGCGAGTGGCAGGCCGGCAAGGGCACCGCCTTTGAATCCGTTAACCCCGCCAATGGCGAGGTCATCTGGCGCGGCCAGGGCGCCGACGCCGCCCAGGTGGACGGCGCAGTCAAAGCCGCGAGAATCGCCTTTTATCTCTGGTCGGCCAAGCCCCTTGAAGAACGTCTGCAGGTGGTGGAGGCCTTTGCCGCCCAGTTGACTGCCAACAGCGAGACCATGGCGCGCCTGATTGCCGAGGAAACCGGCAAGGCCCTGTGGGAGAGCCGAACCGAAGTGGCTGCCATGACAGGCAAGATTGCCATTTCCATCCGCGCCCACAATGAGCGTACCGGCACTGTGGAAAACCCCATGCCGGGCGCCCGGGCCTTTATCCGTCACAAGCCACACGGCGTGGTGGCGGTATTCGGTCCCTATAACTTCCCCGGCCACCTGCCCAACGGTCACATAGTGCCGGCGCTGATCGCCGGTAACGTGGTGCTGTTCAAGCCATCTGAGCTGACCCCCAAGGTCGCCGAATACACGGTGCAGCTGTGGCAACAGGCGGGCCTGCCCGCTGGCGTTATCAGTCTGCTGCAGGGCGAAATCGCCACCGGCAAGGCATTGGCGGGCCACCCCGGCATCGACGGTCTGTTCTTTACCGGCAGCTCCAACACGGGCCATCTGCTGCACCAGCAGTATGCCGGTCAACCGGGCAAGATCCTGGCGCTGGAAATGGGCGGCAACAACCCCCTGCTGGTTAAGGATGTGGAAAACATCGACGCCGCCGTGCACGACATCATTCAGTCGGCCTTTATCAGCAGCGGTCAACGTTGTACCTGCGCCCGTCGCCTGTTCCTGCAACAGGGCGCCAAGGGTGATGCCATCCTGGCCAAACTTGTCGAAGCGACGAGCAAGATCAAGGTGGGTCAACCCTTTGCCGAAGAGCAACCCTTTTACGGCGCCATGATAAGCGCCAAGGCCGCCGCGGCCATGGTCAAGGCCCAGGCCGACATACAGGCCGCCGGTGGCGTGTCCCTGCTGGAACTGACCCAGGTGGATCCTGCCTTGGGCTTTGTCACCCCCGGGATCATCGATGTCACCAATGCCGCGCCTTTGGCGGACGAGGAACACTTCGGCCCGCTGCTGAAGGTCTATCGCTATGAAGACTTCGATGCCGCCATCGACGAAGCCAACAACACAGCCTTTGGTCTGTCTGCGGGTCTGCTCGGTGATAACGAAGCGGATTACCAGCACTTCTTCGGCCGGATCCGCGCCGGGATAGTCAACTGGAACAAGCCCATCACGGGTGCTTCCAGTGCCGCCCCCTTCGGTGGCATTGGCGCCAGCGGTAACCACAGGGCCAGCGCCTACTATGCGGCGGATTACTGTGCTTACCCGGTATCCTCGGTGGAAGCCAGCAGCGTCAGCCTGCCGGCGACCCTGAGCCCAGGCCTGAGCATCTGATTGAATTTGATTGATTTTATTAACATTTACACATTAATAATTTGATATTTGTAGGATAAGTAGTATGCACACCCAGATTAACGAACTCTTCTCAAAACTTTGGCAAGACTATGTGGCGGTAACGCCCTCGGCCCAGAAAATCCACGCCCTGCTGGGTTCTTCCCAGCAGGACGACGTGCAAAACGATCACATTGCACTGCGTACCTTCAACATAGAGAAGATTAACCTGGAAAAACTGGCCGCCCACTTCCTGGCCCTGGGTTATGTGGAGTGTGGCGAGTACCACTTCGAAGCCAAGAAACTCTATGCCAAGCATTTCGAGCATCCGGATGCCACCCAGCCCAAGGTGTTCATCTCCGAGCTGCTGCTGGAAAAATGCTCCCCCGAGCTGCAGGCCATAGTGCACAAGCTGGTAGACCAGGTAGAAGAGTCCGCCGTGACCGCGGATAACTTCCTCTACTCCGGCCGTCACTGGGCTATCGATCAAGCCACCTACGAAGCCCTGTTGGTGGAAAGCGAATACGCCGCCTGGGTATCTGTCTGGGGTTTCCGCGCCAACCACTTCACAGTGTCTGTCAACGCCCTGAAAAACTTCGATACCCTGGCTTCGGTTAACGATGCCCTCAAGGCTGCGGGCTTCGTGCTCAACACCTCGGGCGGCGAAATCAAGGGCAGCGAAGAGGTTAAGCTGAAGCAGTCCTCAACCCTCGCCGACGAAGCCATGGTGGAATTCACCGACGGCAGCAAGATGATCCCCAGCTGCTTCTACGAATTCGCCCGCCGCTTCCCGCTGGAAGACGGCAAGCTCTACCCGGGATTCGTGGCGGCCTCGGCCGACAAGATTTTCGAGAGCACCAACGCCAGGTAACCCCTTCGCAGGGCCTGCGGCCCTGCTCTACCTGCCCGTTAAAAATAAAACCCGCTTAAAGCGGGTTTTATTTTTTGTGGCCGATGGCCACGGTTTTTGCATATGCCCCCGCAGTTAAGACTGAGCGTCGATGGTAGTGCTCGAAAGACTCTTTGCTGTTGGCACATAGGTTATGAATTGCTCTCAAAACAACTTCCGACATCAGGTGTAATTAATCACCTGCGGTGAGCCTTCGCACTGCCACACCCGTGACACGGCGTACTCTCGGCTTATAATCGGTCCCTATAGCCTCCCCTCGCCATCGATGGCTCGGACGGTCACTGGTGCGGCAGTGCTAATTCTGGGTGTTCCCCTTTGGCAATTGCGTGATCTTATCCATAAAGGCCTAACGCACGTCGTTATACCACTTGCCTAAGCGAGTCATTCTCTGCCAAGATGCTGATTCAAGGAGATAAAACAAGGTTCAGGGATGAAGAAAATCACTTCAGCCCGTGCGGTAGCCATGCCGCTTTCCGACTCCTTTGATGTCTGAATGCCAACCGGTTTTCCACTGTTCAGGAAAGATTCACAGTATTATTGCCAATGGTAAAAGCGCAAGCACGGTTTTCTGCATTTCATGGCACGGTTTCATAAAGTTAACACGGCTATTATTGAAATAAATCAACGATTTCAGTGAAAACCAAATTCAGATAACAGGCCGTTAAAAAGTGCAAAGCGTGCCGGCACGCTTTGCTTGTAAATTGATGTGGACAAAATCCACGAACCAGATGAATAATCGGTGAATCATCCGGCACGCTTTTCACTGGTCTGAGGGCGAAAACGTACCTGTAAGGTAACGGAATGAACGGCTTCATTCCGTTAGTTGAAGCCGAAAGGCCTCCGGCCTGCCACGCGGAGATAAATGAGCCGGCACACTATACAAATGTTAGGCATCAAAACCAATGAGCATC is part of the Shewanella cyperi genome and encodes:
- the hutH gene encoding histidine ammonia-lyase produces the protein MSFRYGVDHLTLEIVNGIADGSIQAELCQQAVDKINASRHNVDIMANSDKAIYGINTGFGPLCDTQISPAETALLQKNLLITHAVGVGEPIAKAISKLMLITKVHALSQGFSGIRLEVVERMLAFLKLDLIPVVPEQGSVGASGDLAPLSHLFLPLIGEGEFWQGERAVPAIELLREHGLEPLELQAKEGLALINGTQFILSHAITALTKMRYLLDLADLAGAMSIEGMQGSQSPFRAELHEIRPFAGNIEVAARMRKFFEGSQNMAAHVDCDRVQDPYSLRCIPQVHGASRNAFNHLKDLAEIEMNSVTDNPIVISAEEAISGGGFHGQPLAMVLDYTSIAAAELGNIADRRCYLLLEGLHGLPRLLTSSGGLNSGMMIPQYVTAALVTENKSLCFPPSADSVPTSMGQEDHVSMGSISGRKLNQILGNLEKIFAIELMYAAQAIDFRRPNTCSEIIEKNYQLIRAKVAKLEEDRLLKPDIDAIIALVKAQAFIVN
- a CDS encoding LysR family transcriptional regulator — protein: MQVHDVDLRLLRIFVAIVECGGLSAAESRLNIGRSTISSHLSDLEVRLGLKLCKRGRSGFELTESGRVTYQASLELLQQCEAFASTVASSKQQLSGRVTIAIIDTLVSDPRCGVARAIASLKARSNNIQFDINVCEAREVETSVVNGRSLAGIGVSRHHLRGLDYEPLHNETNYLYCGIGHPLFDCDPGASQKLLQNAEVITSNYTRDKESRNDDLNYQNSATAYHDEGIAHLILSGKFIGYLPEHYASYWVDKGLFRAILPEKYSYQIPVVLITSKNNSATPLAKALIKEIKRCHGVE
- a CDS encoding Lrp/AsnC family transcriptional regulator; amino-acid sequence: MISKEDERLLALLKNNARTSVSDLARALNLSRSTVQTRIARLEETGIIKGYGVEYGEAYISNLVSAHVSIKVKQKFTTKTNIELKKMHMISELYAISGEYDLIAVVQAQTTEQLSHLLDDIGNLDGVERTTSSVILETKFKR
- a CDS encoding aspartate aminotransferase family protein, encoding MQVNRSLFDEVMVPNYAPSPIIPVKGEGSRIWDQEGREFIDFAGGIAVNCLGHCHPALVNALTEQAHKLWHLSNTMTNEPALMLAKQLVDNTFAEKVYFANSGAEANEAALKLVRRVALNNHGADKSQIIAFKQGFHGRTLFTVSVGGQPAYSDGFGPKPADIVHAEYNNLDSLKALISDRTCAVVLEPLQGEGGIINPTPEFIKGVRELCDKHQALLVFDEVQTGVGRTGDLYAYMGLGVTPDVLTTAKALGGGFPIGAMLTTTELAKHLVVGTHGSTYGGNPLACAVGLAAFNTVNTPEVLNGVKAREQLFRDGLMAINAKYQVFTEVRGKGLLLGAALNADYAGKARDFMLAAAEQGLLVLMAGQNVVRFAPSLIIPEQDIQEGLVRFEAAIAKLVAAAKAA
- the astA gene encoding arginine N-succinyltransferase, coding for MLLIRPISGTDFPALMTMARESGAGFTSLPLDEQKLAHKIVHSEQSFAADIQKPGNQGYLFVLEDTDTGEILGASGIEAAVGLSNPLYHFHKSTVVHQCKELDIFNPVEVLTVGNDYTGATEICTLFLREPFRVGLNGRFLSKVRFMFMAEQPQRFSKLVIAEMRGAADEQGQPPFWNWLRNSFFNMEFSKADYLIGVGNKGFIADLMPRYPIYVDLLPEAARKVIGQVHENTVPALKLLENEGFMHRGYVDLFDAGPTVEAQLKQIKSVRQSHRAKVVITSDEALRKGQFQLAVCNSESREFRATVTDDCRFDPDTHSLYMSPAMADLLKVNEDELVRYLNLDKGAK
- the astD gene encoding succinylglutamate-semialdehyde dehydrogenase, which gives rise to MSSVIDNTHACQFIQGEWQAGKGTAFESVNPANGEVIWRGQGADAAQVDGAVKAARIAFYLWSAKPLEERLQVVEAFAAQLTANSETMARLIAEETGKALWESRTEVAAMTGKIAISIRAHNERTGTVENPMPGARAFIRHKPHGVVAVFGPYNFPGHLPNGHIVPALIAGNVVLFKPSELTPKVAEYTVQLWQQAGLPAGVISLLQGEIATGKALAGHPGIDGLFFTGSSNTGHLLHQQYAGQPGKILALEMGGNNPLLVKDVENIDAAVHDIIQSAFISSGQRCTCARRLFLQQGAKGDAILAKLVEATSKIKVGQPFAEEQPFYGAMISAKAAAAMVKAQADIQAAGGVSLLELTQVDPALGFVTPGIIDVTNAAPLADEEHFGPLLKVYRYEDFDAAIDEANNTAFGLSAGLLGDNEADYQHFFGRIRAGIVNWNKPITGASSAAPFGGIGASGNHRASAYYAADYCAYPVSSVEASSVSLPATLSPGLSI
- a CDS encoding DUF1338 domain-containing protein gives rise to the protein MHTQINELFSKLWQDYVAVTPSAQKIHALLGSSQQDDVQNDHIALRTFNIEKINLEKLAAHFLALGYVECGEYHFEAKKLYAKHFEHPDATQPKVFISELLLEKCSPELQAIVHKLVDQVEESAVTADNFLYSGRHWAIDQATYEALLVESEYAAWVSVWGFRANHFTVSVNALKNFDTLASVNDALKAAGFVLNTSGGEIKGSEEVKLKQSSTLADEAMVEFTDGSKMIPSCFYEFARRFPLEDGKLYPGFVAASADKIFESTNAR